The genomic stretch TGTCTTCTTCCAATGCCAACCCCTCGCCTTTACCTGGGGGGGTGTCAGCGAAGGGAAATGCATGCCTCCTGATAACCTCAAGTTTGCCGCCTTCTTCAATTCATCTGTTGCCGTTCTGAGCGATATCATTTTCGCCCTTTTACCGGTCCCCATGTTATGGAAGGTGCAGCTCAACTGGAGAGTCAAGAGTGCCGTGGCGGCTATCCTGGCCCTGGGTGTTTtcgctgctgttgctgccattGTCAAGATTACCTTCCTGGGGTCTTACGGAAAACACGGAGACTTCCTCTGGGACTCTGCGGACCTTACCATCTGGTATGTACCTACCCCGACGTGGCCATACACTCAGCATATCCTTCTGCTGACCACCTCGTCCACGTCTCCAGGACAACAATCGAGATCTgcaccgccatcatcgccgccaGCTTCCCATGCCTCAAGCCCCTCTTCAAGACCTTGTTCGACGGCTCTTCAGCCCGCATCAGCGGCTACGGCTCCGGCTACAAGGGCTACGTCCGCGACACCAACAACGGTACAAAGAGTGGCAACAGAAACACACTCCGGTCAAAGGGCACAGTCACGGTCACCGCAGGCGGCAACGATACCGAGTTCGAGCTATATGGTGGCAAGAAGTTCTCCTCGGAAGTCAAGGCTGGCAATGCTTCCAGCACGAGCATGGGTTCTGAAGCAAGCATTCTCAAGGAAACCACCAGAGGGGACGGCATCACCAAGACAACATCGGTGTGTGTGTCTAGTGTCAGGGACGAGGAGACGGGCAGATGAGCGTGGTGTCCCGCCTGGTTGACAACGGAGTATGAGTATCAAAAAGGGTCACCATGCAAAATAGATATTCAGGACGCTTCTTCCATCACACTCCATGAGAGCTTGTTTCCTTTgtggtattttttttacctCGGCACTTTACCCAACTATCTACCTAGGCACATAAAAATAGATGTGGCGACATTACTAGATGCAGCCAATCATTATCTCAGCCACCACAGGGTGGCATTCCGTCTCTCCACTGATACCTTGAATTGCAGAGACACTTGTATGTCCACCTGACGCAGATTGTGGGCCACTTTGGCGCGTCACAGCTATGGGGAAGTTGaagacggtgaggaggggatCGAGGTGACTGCTTGTAGGATTGATGGGCTGCGGAAAGACGCACATCATGGCTTTAAGTGG from Podospora pseudopauciseta strain CBS 411.78 chromosome 3, whole genome shotgun sequence encodes the following:
- a CDS encoding hypothetical protein (COG:S; EggNog:ENOG503NZ5V), with product MASSNGVSLPPDENRGPEILAICGTLVALSVLIVGLRIWVRARMIGQVGIDDWTIIAATTVIFVEMMIIIPQVHYGAGRHVQYIEPPSNVTKGLHLNFVTQPLCLIALCLTKVSVGFFLLRLTPSKRFRRFVIGMIIFTVLSATGNFLTVFFQCQPLAFTWGGVSEGKCMPPDNLKFAAFFNSSVAVLSDIIFALLPVPMLWKVQLNWRVKSAVAAILALGVFAAVAAIVKITFLGSYGKHGDFLWDSADLTIWTTIEICTAIIAASFPCLKPLFKTLFDGSSARISGYGSGYKGYVRDTNNGTKSGNRNTLRSKGTVTVTAGGNDTEFELYGGKKFSSEVKAGNASSTSMGSEASILKETTRGDGITKTTSVCVSSVRDEETGR